Proteins found in one Phocoena sinus isolate mPhoSin1 chromosome 19, mPhoSin1.pri, whole genome shotgun sequence genomic segment:
- the BCAM gene encoding basal cell adhesion molecule isoform X1, translating into MEPPDARAGARRVPRLLVFALLLGAHRGAKAEVRLSVPPLVEVMRGEPVTLDCTPLGAHDHFVLEWFLADRSGVRHRLASAELHGTELQDKVQDSRGRSPPYQLDSRGRLVLAEAQVGDERDYVCLVRAGAAGTAEATARLNVFVKPEATEVSPNRGTLSVMEDFAQEIATCNSRNGNPAPQITWYRNGQRLEVPMEVNSEGYMTSRTVRESSGLLSLTSTLYLRLHKADRDASFHCSVHYRLPTGRHGRLDSPSFHLTLHYPTEHVQFWLGSPSTTAGWVREGDSVQLFCRGDGSPNPEYTFFRLQDKQEDVLKTNLEGNLTLEGVQRSQSGTYGCRVEDYDAAGDAELSKTLELHVAYLDPLELSTGEELSLPLGNSTAVNCSVRGLPTPALRWTKDSVPLGDSPTLSLLSVTFDSAGTYTCEASMPTVPVLSRTRSFKLLVQGPPELRAEETQPKAEGGWREGGEVRLTCYARGYPEPKLSWSQLGGSLAEPAPGGQGWVSSSLTLKVTSALSRDGVSCEASNPYGNDRHVFHFGTVAPQTSQAGVAVMAVAVSVGLLLFIVAAFYCMRRKGQPGCCRRGEKGSPPPGEPELSHSGSERPEQTGLLVGGASGGARHGSRGFGDEC; encoded by the exons ATGGAGCCCCCGGACGCCCGGGCCGGGGCGCGCAGGGTCCCGCGGCTGCTGGTGTTCGCGCTTCTGCTGGGGGCGCACCGAG GTGCCAAGGCTGAGGTGCGCCTGTCTGTGCCCCCTCTGGTGGAGGTGATGAGGGGGGAGCCTGTCACTCTGGACTGCACCCCTTTGGGGGCCCATGACCATTTCGTGCTGGAATGGTTCCTG GCCGACCGCTCTGGGGTCCGCCACCGCCTGGCCTCAGCCGAGCTGCACGGCACTGAGCTCCAGGACAAGGTGCAGGACTCCCGGGGCCGCAGCCCACCATACCAGCTGGACTCCCGGGGGCGTCTGGTGCTGGCCGAGGCCCAGGTGGGCGACGAGCGGGACTACGTGTGCTTGGTGAGGGCGGGGGCAGCGGGCACTGCCGAGGCCACCGCGAGGCTCAATGTGTTCG TGAAACCAGAGGCCACCGAGGTCTCCCCCAACAGAGGGACACTGTCTGTGATGGAGGATTTCGCCCAGGAG ATAGCCACCTGCAACAGTCGCAATGGGAACCCGGCCCCGCAGATCACGTGGTACCGGAACGGGCAGCGCCTGGAGGTGCCCATGGAGGTGAACTCCG agGGCTATATGACCAGCCGCACAGTCCGGGAGTCCTCGGGCCTGCTGTCTCTCACCAGCACCCTCTACCTGCGGCTCCACAAGGCCGACCGGGACGCCAGCTTCCACTGCTCCGTGCACTACCGCCTGCCCACGGGCCGGCACGGCCGCCTGGACAGCCCTTCCTTCCACCTCACCCTGCACT ATCCCACAGAGCACGTGCAGTTCTGGTTGGGCAGCCCATCCACTACTGCAGGCTGGGTTCGCGAGGGTGACTCTGTCCAGCTGTTCTGCCGGGGGGATGGCAGCCCCAACCCGGAGTACACGTTTTTCCGTCTTCAG GACAAGCAGGAGGATGTGCTAAAGACAAATCTCGAGGGGAACTTGACCCTGGAAGGGGTGCAGCGGAGCCAGAGCGGGACCTACGGCTGCAGGGTGGAAGACTACGACGCCGCAGGGGACGCAGAGCTCTCCAAAACCCTGGAGCTGCACGTGGCCT ACCTGGACCCCCTGGAGCTCAGCACTGGGGAGGAGCTTTCCTTACCCCTGGGCAACAGCACAGCCGTGAACTGCTCCGTGCGAGgcctgcccaccccagccctaCGCTGGACCAAG gaCTCGGTACCCCTGGGGGACAGCCCCACGCTCTCCCTCCTCTCCGTCACCTTCGATTCCGCCGGCACCTACACGTGTGAGGCCTCCATGCCCACGGTCCCCGTCCTTAGTCGCACCCGAAGCTTCAAGTTGCTGGTCCAAG GCCCACCGGAGTTAAGGGCAGAAGAGACTCAGCCCAAGGCAGAGGGCggctggagggaaggaggtgaaGTCAGGCTGACCTGCTACGCACGCGGCTACCCAGAGCCCAAACTCAGCTGGAGCCAGTTGGGCGGCAGC CTAGCAGAGCCAGCCCCCGGAGGCCAGGGCTGGGTGAGCAGCTCCCTGACCCTGAAGGTGACCAGTGCCTTGAGCCGAGATGGTGTCTCCTGTGAGGCCTCCAACCCCTACGGGAACGACCGGCACGTCTTCCACTTCGGCACTG TGGCCCCCCAGACCTCCCAGGCTGGAGTTGCGGTCATGGCCGTGGCCGTCAGCGTGGGCCTACTGCTCTTCATCGTGGCCGCCTTCTACTGCATGAGACGCAAGGGGCAACCCGGCTGCTGCCGGCGGGGGGAGAAGGGATCTCC GCCACCTGGGGAACCTGAGCTGAGCCACTCAGGGTCAGAGCGGCCGGAGCAGACGGGCCTTCTCGTGGGGGGTGCCTCTGGAGGAGCCAGGCATGGGAGCAGGGGCTTTGGAGATGAG TGCTGA
- the BCAM gene encoding basal cell adhesion molecule isoform X2 → MRGEPVTLDCTPLGAHDHFVLEWFLADRSGVRHRLASAELHGTELQDKVQDSRGRSPPYQLDSRGRLVLAEAQVGDERDYVCLVRAGAAGTAEATARLNVFVKPEATEVSPNRGTLSVMEDFAQEIATCNSRNGNPAPQITWYRNGQRLEVPMEVNSEGYMTSRTVRESSGLLSLTSTLYLRLHKADRDASFHCSVHYRLPTGRHGRLDSPSFHLTLHYPTEHVQFWLGSPSTTAGWVREGDSVQLFCRGDGSPNPEYTFFRLQDKQEDVLKTNLEGNLTLEGVQRSQSGTYGCRVEDYDAAGDAELSKTLELHVAYLDPLELSTGEELSLPLGNSTAVNCSVRGLPTPALRWTKDSVPLGDSPTLSLLSVTFDSAGTYTCEASMPTVPVLSRTRSFKLLVQGPPELRAEETQPKAEGGWREGGEVRLTCYARGYPEPKLSWSQLGGSLAEPAPGGQGWVSSSLTLKVTSALSRDGVSCEASNPYGNDRHVFHFGTVAPQTSQAGVAVMAVAVSVGLLLFIVAAFYCMRRKGQPGCCRRGEKGSPPPGEPELSHSGSERPEQTGLLVGGASGGARHGSRGFGDEC, encoded by the exons ATGAGGGGGGAGCCTGTCACTCTGGACTGCACCCCTTTGGGGGCCCATGACCATTTCGTGCTGGAATGGTTCCTG GCCGACCGCTCTGGGGTCCGCCACCGCCTGGCCTCAGCCGAGCTGCACGGCACTGAGCTCCAGGACAAGGTGCAGGACTCCCGGGGCCGCAGCCCACCATACCAGCTGGACTCCCGGGGGCGTCTGGTGCTGGCCGAGGCCCAGGTGGGCGACGAGCGGGACTACGTGTGCTTGGTGAGGGCGGGGGCAGCGGGCACTGCCGAGGCCACCGCGAGGCTCAATGTGTTCG TGAAACCAGAGGCCACCGAGGTCTCCCCCAACAGAGGGACACTGTCTGTGATGGAGGATTTCGCCCAGGAG ATAGCCACCTGCAACAGTCGCAATGGGAACCCGGCCCCGCAGATCACGTGGTACCGGAACGGGCAGCGCCTGGAGGTGCCCATGGAGGTGAACTCCG agGGCTATATGACCAGCCGCACAGTCCGGGAGTCCTCGGGCCTGCTGTCTCTCACCAGCACCCTCTACCTGCGGCTCCACAAGGCCGACCGGGACGCCAGCTTCCACTGCTCCGTGCACTACCGCCTGCCCACGGGCCGGCACGGCCGCCTGGACAGCCCTTCCTTCCACCTCACCCTGCACT ATCCCACAGAGCACGTGCAGTTCTGGTTGGGCAGCCCATCCACTACTGCAGGCTGGGTTCGCGAGGGTGACTCTGTCCAGCTGTTCTGCCGGGGGGATGGCAGCCCCAACCCGGAGTACACGTTTTTCCGTCTTCAG GACAAGCAGGAGGATGTGCTAAAGACAAATCTCGAGGGGAACTTGACCCTGGAAGGGGTGCAGCGGAGCCAGAGCGGGACCTACGGCTGCAGGGTGGAAGACTACGACGCCGCAGGGGACGCAGAGCTCTCCAAAACCCTGGAGCTGCACGTGGCCT ACCTGGACCCCCTGGAGCTCAGCACTGGGGAGGAGCTTTCCTTACCCCTGGGCAACAGCACAGCCGTGAACTGCTCCGTGCGAGgcctgcccaccccagccctaCGCTGGACCAAG gaCTCGGTACCCCTGGGGGACAGCCCCACGCTCTCCCTCCTCTCCGTCACCTTCGATTCCGCCGGCACCTACACGTGTGAGGCCTCCATGCCCACGGTCCCCGTCCTTAGTCGCACCCGAAGCTTCAAGTTGCTGGTCCAAG GCCCACCGGAGTTAAGGGCAGAAGAGACTCAGCCCAAGGCAGAGGGCggctggagggaaggaggtgaaGTCAGGCTGACCTGCTACGCACGCGGCTACCCAGAGCCCAAACTCAGCTGGAGCCAGTTGGGCGGCAGC CTAGCAGAGCCAGCCCCCGGAGGCCAGGGCTGGGTGAGCAGCTCCCTGACCCTGAAGGTGACCAGTGCCTTGAGCCGAGATGGTGTCTCCTGTGAGGCCTCCAACCCCTACGGGAACGACCGGCACGTCTTCCACTTCGGCACTG TGGCCCCCCAGACCTCCCAGGCTGGAGTTGCGGTCATGGCCGTGGCCGTCAGCGTGGGCCTACTGCTCTTCATCGTGGCCGCCTTCTACTGCATGAGACGCAAGGGGCAACCCGGCTGCTGCCGGCGGGGGGAGAAGGGATCTCC GCCACCTGGGGAACCTGAGCTGAGCCACTCAGGGTCAGAGCGGCCGGAGCAGACGGGCCTTCTCGTGGGGGGTGCCTCTGGAGGAGCCAGGCATGGGAGCAGGGGCTTTGGAGATGAG TGCTGA